The Ptiloglossa arizonensis isolate GNS036 chromosome 2, iyPtiAriz1_principal, whole genome shotgun sequence sequence tcaatattataaattattattcttgcAATAAAtcatgaaaaaaatacaaaattgctTTGAAATTTACCATATAATGCTTCACTTCTAAGGCAAATCATGTACTTTGGGCAGCATAATACAGTTTTTATTCCATGACTTCAATCGTCAAGAGTTAAAAGCAATCTTTAAAATGATCATCAAAGATATTTTGCCTCATTCTTGCTttcttcattaatttcaaattgcTCTATGCTGCTATCCATTTTAGCCAATGTTCTTTATATGTTTTAATGTTTGGAAATACTCTGAACATCTTGCTTCCCAAATTATATTACTTATCTTCacattttccaaatattatatttcctacaataaaaatacaaattgtataaaaattataaaaataatttagcacttttcttttagaaaaataatactaccaacattataaatatattacattatcACTAAGTTATATTACAGAAAAGTATCATAACATTATACTACACTATAGTAcaacttttaaaatgattaaaattattatataataccaCTACAAAAAACTTATCTTACACGAAAATGTTTTACCCTCTTTAACAATTCATTgaagtttttaaattttacttacaCATCCACTTCTAAcaattaaatatgtaaataattagCAACACATGTTCCAACTATTTATTTCATtgataaattcatttttataccCATGAAACTACCATTTATACAGTTAAGAATATGCAGTTGAAACAATCGTAATTTGAAAATGGCGACTACCAAACACTGAGACTAATGCAATGACACTACCCCAGTGCTGAAATATTCATAGTAAACTCGTGTTTACTGACAAGTACTATTTTGGAGGTATGATATCTACTATTAAATTCTACGAACGAGAAACTAACTAATATATGGCCTCAACGCAGTATTTCTACGCTTGGAATCTCTATCATCGCATTGTCGACACCATCTCTATCTTACCCttacctttctttttttcaataaatttctaCTTATCAAACGGCTGAAACGCTGAATGGTGTTCTTTAAGCTTTGCAATAGTACAGACAAAGTACAAATCTTTCAGCATCATAATACACACGTAAGACCAAACTCTGTGCCGCGATGAAGAAAGTATGGCGTTCCCCAAGCTCAACTTTAATTTATTTCACTTAAAAAGAAAATCGGTAGCACTGCACCAATCACGACTCGTTCTTTCTCTCGATAGGTATATTGGTTGGTACAAGCGCTGGTAACTTTCCCTTTAAACAGTCGACTAATCATACACAACATGTTACTGTTTCAAAAATAAGATAAGTGAGGAAACCAGGCCGCGTGTAACTAAAATCCTGTTGGAAGGTTATATGGTAAAAAATGAGTAAATTTAAGCAGAAATATAACATAAAAACTCATGAAGTAACagtaaataaaacaattacAAAGAAACGTATGTCTACGAAGACATTATACAATTCAAAGTTTACTGCAcctttaaaaaagaaacgtaaaagtaAATATGATCCAAAAGAAGAAGCCAGGTATAGTTATGACATTAAGATAAAATAAAGTTTGTCGAATAAGTTTAATAAATTGTCATGTAATTTGTATATAGATTGGAAAGGATTGTATTTGGTGACCCAAGTGACATTATAAACAATTTATCAAATGATGAAGATGTTTCTGAATcaaatataaacaaaacaataaataatgATACTCTTGAAGCAAATGATGTAAATGACGATTTGAATACACAAAGTGATGGTGTTATTTATACAGAAGACCAGAAGAAGGTAGCATGGATTGATGAGGATGATGCTCAATACTCGTATGTATAATGGTTTAACAAATGAATAATATTAGTTAGTGAAAAAAGTGTGTACTGCCTTTAAATAACACAtggtttttgaaaattaattaaactgtTCATATACTTCATTAGTGTACAAGATGCTACAAAGGCGCAGAGTCGTAAATTACCTGCTGATATAccagaaaaattgtataaagaTTTTCTACagaataaatataaagaaattgtGGGTATTCCAAAGTGGGCTGAActtaaaaaaacaaacaatgaaTTTGACGATTTAGATAATGACATCTTAAAGGTAATCAAAAATTTATAGGAACTTATTTGGGCTTTATCTGAAATTATATTGTTTCTGCAGCATAGTTGTCATTTGGAGAAACCTAAAACgaaaaatttaccaaagaaCATAATTGATATAAAAGCATTGACTCCAATTAACAAACAAACTCATACTGAAGGACCTATCATATCAAGTATTGAATTCCATCCATCTTCCACTGTGGCACTTGTTGCTGGTACATCTGGAATTTTGTCTCTTTTCCAAGTAAGAGATTTCAAATTAGTTGTATTTATACCTTTTAGATCCTGGtgaaaaatctataaaattatAATCTAATTACAGGTAGAtggtattgaaaataataaattgcaTACAAtgcaatataaaaaatttcctattagtacagcaaaatttttcaaagatgGTACAGAAATTTTAATTGGTTCTCAATATTACCCACACTGTCATTCCTATAATTTAATTACTGGAAAAACATATAAGATATCATTACCACATGGTATTACTAACATGAAGGTTTGTACAATTATAATTCCCGCCATTCTTATGATAAcaattaacatttttcaaaaaattatttagAGATATGAAGTATCTCCAGATGGAAAATTATTAGTTGTTTGCGGACGAATGGGAGAAATTTTTGTATTAAGTAGTTCATCTAAAGAACTTATTGGTActttaaaaatgaattcaaCATGCAAGGCAATATGTTTCAATCCAAACGGTAAAACTCTCATTACACACGGTGGTAAGTTTTATGTATAAGCACTTTTGTTTTTACATActttatttacattttgaatatcattgtTAATTCCTTTTTGATTAACTGCAGATGGCAGTGAAATGTATATTTGGGATTTAAATAGTCGATCGTGCATACATCGTGCCGTAGATGATGGATGTTTGTCCTGTTCGTCTATTGCAATATCATCAAGTGGTCAATTTTTAGCAACAGGTAGTAAAGAAGGTGTGgttaatttatataatacagaAACAGTATTGCAAAATCGACAGCCTGTTCCTTTAAAAGTTATTCTAAACCTTACAACATCTATTACtagtttaaaatttaattctcattCTGAAATATTAGCAATGGcttcaagtaaaaaatacaatgcGTTTAAAATGGTACATTTACCTTCATTCACagtcttttcaaattttccctCATTTCAAACAAATATATCAATGCCAGAAGCTATTGACTTTTCGCCTGGAAGTGGTTATTTAGGACTTTCAAATAGATCTGGTAGTGCTTTTTTGTACAGATTAAAACATTATGGAAATTATTAGATATTAATTACTGTATAAAATATGCAATAATATTaaagtttttaataaaaaaatcacGAATCAAGttgttaatatttgtattttatttgaaaataaaattccataTTTCTGCATGGCAGAAACTATGAAGGGAATTGGAATGTATTATTGACCATTAGTTTTATTAACAAATtgagatatatgtatatatagagctattaattaaaaagaatattagtttattttactttttgttTTTATACGTACAAAAGCAAAAGGATTTCTATGATCTACGCGATGAAATACCTGTGCTGCAGTGTAATGTTTCTTGTACAATtgagtaaaaatttcttttcataaattttactaaaaaaaaacatatattaaaaatattagataaaTAATACATCTTCGATTATATATCACGTTCATCATTTATTTATGTTTATCAAGATTTTTGTGTTATTGTTTTAATGATTTGTATACTATGCTTACAATGCtacaaattaatattcttaCTAATATTCACAGTAAGGAAATATGATACTGTTATACTAAACAAATATACAGTCAATCGTGATTGTTTCTTCTACGACTGTGATTTGAACATACAAATATATATCTACGAAAGAACTCATGAATGTAAAATTTAGcgcatttataaaatataaatcaaagtatttaattgtatttctAATGTTCATTTGGTATTTGTACTAAAAATTAATAGTAAAGCAGTATCATTTCTTAAAAACCTTACTAATAAAAATagcattacaaaataatatctaTAAACAAAAAACACGAGAGATGATATTGTACATAAATAACTTCCTTAGAAGCGTATCTACCTCCTTTGGTCGATttagatttttataaaaaaaaaatatttatagaacTATATTTTATTATGAGTAATACACAACATATGTACACACACTCACATACACTCACGCAcgacgcgcacacacacacacaatttGTGTGAAATATAAAGTGAGAAATAGGTATATATAGATTTACATGCACACACATGTATTTATAAAGCATACTTCCTCGTACTTTTATTTGGTATATGATATttactttttcattaattttttgtatGATTTCTAGTGACgatctttaaaaatttcaattcacgTAAATATACTTACCAATATCATTACAATTTAACTTATatacatacaaaatatttacTAGCGTATGTACAGAACTTTTTGACCTTTCAGTCATCAAACAAATTTGTTAAGTCTTTATCTCTTCTTTTAATTTTGAAGTTTCTAAGTTAGTTTGTTCAGTTTCTATATTCCTTTGGTGAATGGGTGTGAGGAACACTAGCTATTGGTCCCCACCAGCCGTTGGAAGAGCACTAGTATCCCCACTACTACTTTCTACTATAAGCATTACGGTTTCAGCAGCACCCCTTACACATTCTACTTGATGACCTGCCCAATCTTTGCGTTGACAAAATGTAGAACAATAAGGTGTTCGTCTACATAAAGAACACTCCGCAAATGCTTCTCTGTTGCAATTGGCACACTAAAAAGGAATTAATTCAGTAAATCCAATTAAATGAGTGTGAAGTTACTTCCTTTGTAAATTACCTTTTTGTTATGAGTATCCGATGATGGTTGCAATCCAACAGTTTCAATAACATCTCCTCTACCTCCTAATTGAGCTACTAACGCTTGCTCTCTTCTTTGTTGTCTATTTACTTCCTTAGCTTCTTCTAAAGTACGTCTAAATTCATAAgctaattttaacattttattagaCATCTCATCAAGTTTTTTAAATATGTCATCGCTTTGTCCATTTTCTGTTTGATGAACACTTTGCACAACACCATCTTGATCTTGCGGTTGTTGTACAACTAAACCATCTGTTGAAACAAACTGTGGCCATACTTCTTTATCAGGTACAACGACTTCACCATCACTTTCATCATTATTACTACCATCTCGTGAATTATCACATTTAAGTTTACGCAATGGTGTATCTCCATCGGACGTATCTCTAGCTCTTTTTCTACGTTTGTATGGTGTAAAAAGCCGGACTGGACCCGTCTGAAATACAatcattttaatataatttatgaaaacaaaattaattacaaaattacaaggGAAATTCATAAATTTGGAAATCcagaaaattaaaacaaaaatgtgtattttatctATGACACTCTTTTTCTTGGAATATCTTTAGAATGGTGAGAGATAATTTTCGATATTATTTGATCGCAATTTTGTAGATATAAAAAAAGATTTAATTTTTATCTAAAAATTCAAATCAAATCCACAACAGAAAATAGTCTAATTCTaaatttccaatattaataTACTAACTGCACTGTCATCGTCGCAGCATGCTGCACAAGTACAAGAGGTAGCATGTGGctttaaaatttgttcatcTATCAATGTTTGTAAACTTCTGCCACCAAATCTAATACTACGTTTCCAATCTTTGCTAGATGCTCTACCACAAAGTGCTTCGAATTCGCTTGGTGTATACCAATCTTGTCCAAGTTTGATACATCTTCCTCTAGCTCCAGATCCAAATCTACTTTTATGTAAttctgcatttgtatttttgcaccTAACAGGCAATACTGCTAAATTAGCAGATTCTGACCAACTACATATTTGTTGTGTGTTGGCAGTAGAGACATGTATTTGTTCAGATTCATGCTCCTCTGTACTATTTTGTATCACTATATGTGTTGCTTTGAGTTCTCCATTCCAACGCAAAGGATCTGTATCCTTATCGTGACGGGGTTCACAAATAAAACCATTATCTACACATAGCATCTGCTTAAATTGCCCCGAACCAGGTAACTGAAAGAAAAGATGATACATGTCATTCAAATTTACTTTtttacataattattaatatagaaAAAGTTCATTTTTGTGAAGTGTGtaagaacaaaaatttataacaTTATTATTAGTCTACATTTTTCTTAATGTTAAAGCACACCTTTGACTTTAAATTGATTTATACCATTGTATTAATGTGTAATATGAAACTTccattttcattcttttttgtagatattatttactaaaaaattgttgagcaataataacaaaaacattcaacaaataatttatttaagacTGTTATTTTCAACAATATTACTTAAGTTGTAATAACTAATAAGGATAATATTGATTCATTTAAAATAGCTttattttgttctttctttgtttcaaatttatcaaaaaattaATCCTCAAAATAATATGCAACAAAAAGATTTTGTTTTAAGAAAGTTCTCTCTTTAAGAAGTTCATATGTAAAAGATTTTTGTCTAGATCCATCTAATATTgttgtaaacaaaaataaacattccaCTGAAATGGAATATGGAAAAGAGAGGTTATACTTCTCTTATTATcagataattatttaatatggaGAGATCAGTCTTTATATcttgcaaaaatgttaatatatttatttcctcTTGTGTTTGGACAACAAATGTAGAACTGTTTGTTGTTTCATCTTTGTTACTCAAATTTGAAATTGTCATGTACCTGTGACTTCTCAGTAAAGTTAATAACATCTTTGTGATTACGCTTTGCTGCTATAATCgtagtaataaaaattgaacgtagAAGATCCTGTTTTTCAGTTGCCACTTCTAACAGCCAACATCATTTAAACCTAGGATATGAAAAAGTAGCAATCGCAGCATCATAGAAAATGGTATTAAAGggcaaaaactttttaaatCGTTTATTCAAACTTGTGTTAAATGCTTCTAAAATGGGTTCCCAAATTAGACGATTTCAAAGTTTTAGTTTCTGAATTTCTCACAAAAAACATCTACAATATGAATTAGTTTCAGTCCAAAGAGACAACTGACTCTGTAATATCTGACATTAGTAACAATAATACTGTGGGTAAGCAAATATCTGTGTATCTTAAATTTTGGAATACTCAGATACTGGTACTCAAACAGAGGTTACAATATTGCATCAAATAATCAGTAAACAAAAGAGTGTTAGTATAAACCATATCTAAACCTGATAATCATGTCACCAgatataatttcgaaaatttcaaacaatttcacAATTATcacaaataattataaaataaaataacatgacatttgaaataatatttcaaatcatGTCGTTTCAGAAGGGTCCAAATCtactacatatatatttttattactatgTAACGCATAATCGTAACAGAAACACGTGTCTTTGTATTGTGGTGCGTGGACAGACGCAGTCAAGAGAATAGTACCATGCATTTATACCACGATTGTATGTAAACGTTAAGTCTGAAACCCCACCTCGTCTTTTAGTAATCGTTTAATAAGAGAATCATCGAATCTTGATATAACCATTCTTTTCAGTATGTtattgagagagagaaagtttcAATAAAAAGTTGTTTATTCCAACGTACCTGCAACTGGTCCGAGGTGATGACGTTGAAGGTCGTGCCGTTGGTCGAGTTCGCTACACCGATGATAGAACCAACAGGCAAAGAAACCGGTACACCGACTCCTGGAACACCAGGAACACCCGGTACCGAAGTGACGCTCGCCGTCACGGCGACGGGATGCGCCTCGTGCTCGGTCGTTAGGGCGGACGCCTCCTCGGTCTCGCTCGTCAACGGTTCGGACATGTCCGGTAGCACGGCGACACTTTCCGATGTTTGACTCTCCTCCATTTCGGCTGTTCTCGCCTCTCGCACACACTATGGCGTTAGCGCACGCTCAACGCAGCGCTACGATTTTTTGATAGCCGCTGTGATTACTCGCGATCACGGAAATTCGAGTTCTTTACTCGACGACACCACTAGAAAGTAACTACGATCAAGTCGAAATTACAAGTGTCTTATCCGACCAATTCGACAATAGATAATCGtactttcattcttttttccAAGACTCACAGCCCGGAATCTTTACTCTACTTCCTTCGGTGTGCATTATAGGTACGAATCTCCGATATTGACTGCCATCTTTGCATGCTCCGAGGAGCGCTCAGTTTAAATTGTTGTCTACACGTTTCAACGTTGGAAAAGTATTAATGTAAATACGCGATATTCATTTTATCATTATCAATGATATATTGAAGGCAAATAGATAGAGGACACGAGTGAAAATGTTCCGGTTCTACGATATTACGCGGACATAGATATTTACAAACACAATGTCTTTTCTAACCTATTTTCATGCTGGATGGAACCGTTATACGTGGAAAATTACGAATTAAGCTTTCAGTCAATCAGTAATGATAATAACTTATGGCATTTATTATTATGTCAATGAGCCATTCATTTTCGTCTAAATAATACAGTTTGCTATATTATGTATTCAAATGAAGGAACGAGTAGTTTCTCTAACCACAATACAGAAGAGGTAGACAATTTAGAACAGgtagaagaaataaaattaggTAATTATTAGTTAGTTTTGAAAATGGAAAAACCAACAGAACTAGAGTTTCTAATGTTAAATACTTTTCAGAAAATTCTTTGGATCAATATCCATTAGCATTAAATGTTCAGGATAGTGTGga is a genomic window containing:
- the Wcd gene encoding U3 small nucleolar RNA-associated protein 18 homolog wicked, whose protein sequence is MSKFKQKYNIKTHEVTVNKTITKKRMSTKTLYNSKFTAPLKKKRKSKYDPKEEARLERIVFGDPSDIINNLSNDEDVSESNINKTINNDTLEANDVNDDLNTQSDGVIYTEDQKKVAWIDEDDAQYSVQDATKAQSRKLPADIPEKLYKDFLQNKYKEIVGIPKWAELKKTNNEFDDLDNDILKHSCHLEKPKTKNLPKNIIDIKALTPINKQTHTEGPIISSIEFHPSSTVALVAGTSGILSLFQVDGIENNKLHTMQYKKFPISTAKFFKDGTEILIGSQYYPHCHSYNLITGKTYKISLPHGITNMKRYEVSPDGKLLVVCGRMGEIFVLSSSSKELIGTLKMNSTCKAICFNPNGKTLITHGDGSEMYIWDLNSRSCIHRAVDDGCLSCSSIAISSSGQFLATGSKEGVVNLYNTETVLQNRQPVPLKVILNLTTSITSLKFNSHSEILAMASSKKYNAFKMVHLPSFTVFSNFPSFQTNISMPEAIDFSPGSGYLGLSNRSGSAFLYRLKHYGNY
- the Deaf1 gene encoding deformed epidermal autoregulatory factor 1 yields the protein MEESQTSESVAVLPDMSEPLTSETEEASALTTEHEAHPVAVTASVTSVPGVPGVPGVGVPVSLPVGSIIGVANSTNGTTFNVITSDQLQLPGSGQFKQMLCVDNGFICEPRHDKDTDPLRWNGELKATHIVIQNSTEEHESEQIHVSTANTQQICSWSESANLAVLPVRCKNTNAELHKSRFGSGARGRCIKLGQDWYTPSEFEALCGRASSKDWKRSIRFGGRSLQTLIDEQILKPHATSCTCAACCDDDSATGPVRLFTPYKRRKRARDTSDGDTPLRKLKCDNSRDGSNNDESDGEVVVPDKEVWPQFVSTDGLVVQQPQDQDGVVQSVHQTENGQSDDIFKKLDEMSNKMLKLAYEFRRTLEEAKEVNRQQRREQALVAQLGGRGDVIETVGLQPSSDTHNKKCANCNREAFAECSLCRRTPYCSTFCQRKDWAGHQVECVRGAAETVMLIVESSSGDTSALPTAGGDQ